The following DNA comes from Nocardioides panzhihuensis.
TGCCCGGCGTGCAGCAGGTCGAAGAACCGGGGCGGCCCGCGGCGAGCCCCTTCGGGCCGGCGCGTGCTCTCCACCTTGACCATCTCGGCGCCGCCGGCCGCCAGCAGATGCGCACACAGCGGGCCGGCCCACAGCGAGGTCAGGTCGAGGATGCGCGGACGATCCGACGGCTTACGCCGTGACCCGCCCTCGGTGACGAGCACCGGTTCACGCGTGGGCCCGGGCAACGACGAGGCGGTGGCCAAACCGAGGAGCTGTGCGCGATCAGCGGCCTGCTCGGTCGGAAGCAGGCTTGCCCAGGCGGTGAGCGCGAGCCACGGATCCCCGGCGACGTCACCCTCGACGAGTGCCGGCACCAGTGACAGGTCGTCGGTGCGCGCCAAGGAGAGCCCCAGCCAGCCGTCAGTCGTTCGCATCGTCCGGAAGGCCCCGCCGCAGGACCACGGAGCGTTGCGGGTGAACCCTGCGATCGCGGCACGCTCCCCGAGCAGGCGTACGTCGGGGAGCGTGGGTCGCCCGCCCGAGCGTGACTCGGCGAGCTCTGCCACGCGGCCCAGTGACTCCCGGACGAACGACGCCGCGCGCCCCGGCGCCGCCGTCGGTGGACCGTCGGTACTACCTGTCAACGCCATCGCACCGGAGGCCGCCCAGTCGCGCAGGGCTTCGGCCCGCGCGGCTGCGGTCGGCTCGGCGGTCGCGGGCCGGGCGTCGTCGCGCGGTGCCTCAGGCGCGGGCATCGACGAGCCCCCAGGCCAGGGCGGTGTCGAGGTCGAGCGGCCGGTTCGTCAGTGCCATGTGGGCCGTGCGCCAGCGCCCGACCCGACGGGTGATCGACACGGTTCCACCGGCCCCCGGGATCAGTCCCATGCCGAGCTCGGGGAGCTGGAACCATGTCCCGTCAAGTGCCTCGATCCTGCCGGCGAAGGCAGGCACCTCTATCCCGGCGCCGATACAGGCACCGTGCAGCTCGACCCGCATCCGGGTGCCCAGTCGTGCTCGCAGCCTGTGAATGGTCAGGCCCGCGCTCTGCTGCAGCCGGACCAGGTGGGCTGCTGCAACGTCGGGGGTCGAGCCGAACTCGGCGAGGTCGCCTCCACTGCAGAACGACGGCCCGTTCCCGGTCAGCACGACCTCGTGCAACGACTCATCGTGCGCCGCGATCGCGAGGGCATCGAGCAGTGCGTCGCGTACGCCGCGGCCGAATGCGTTGTGGCGCTGCGGCCGGTTCAGGACCACTGAGAGGTGATCGTCGGTGCGGGAGACCAGCACCGGCTCGTCGCCGTCCGGTGGTAAGGCGCCGACCGGCGTCGTCGCCCGCCAGGTCCGGAACTCGGGGCCCGCAAGCAGGGTGGAGTAGGCCAGCGACTCGACCACGAGCCCGTCCGCCACCTCGGCCCGGGAGGTCGCGCCAAGCACGCCGGCAAAGGTGATCGCGGCCAACGGAGCCGAGGCAACAGTCTCCGCCATCCGGTCCAGATCGCCCGGCGAGCCCGCGTGCCAGGACCGACCGGGCGCGTCGGGGGCGAGAGTCGTGGTGAGGGCATCGAGGACCGGCGCTGCTGCGACGGGCAGGGGCGCCGTCGCGTGACCGAGCAGGACCGGCGTACGCGCGGCCGTCAGTCGCTCCGCCACGCGTCTCGCAAGCGACCAGTCGGCGCCGTCGAGATCCACGACGACGAGCGGCCGCACCGGGCGCCCTGCGGGGTCGAGCTCGAGATCGCCGGCGCCGTCGAGCAGCTCTTCGAGTCCGAACGTCTCCACGCTCCGCAACGTAGCAGCGAAGGCGCGTTCCTCGATGACGTCCCGTAGATCGCGCCCGATGCTCTGGCATGGCTCCTCTTGTCCGGGCTCGTGCACCATGTCATAGTAAGCGCATAATCAGATAACTGATACACCGATATGTCACCCGC
Coding sequences within:
- a CDS encoding CoA transferase yields the protein MPAPEAPRDDARPATAEPTAAARAEALRDWAASGAMALTGSTDGPPTAAPGRAASFVRESLGRVAELAESRSGGRPTLPDVRLLGERAAIAGFTRNAPWSCGGAFRTMRTTDGWLGLSLARTDDLSLVPALVEGDVAGDPWLALTAWASLLPTEQAADRAQLLGLATASSLPGPTREPVLVTEGGSRRKPSDRPRILDLTSLWAGPLCAHLLAAGGAEMVKVESTRRPEGARRGPPRFFDLLHAGHRMVALDFGDPADVARLRELVRSADLVVEASRPRALRQLGIDAAEVVADGTSWLSITAHGRHAELIGFGDDVAVGAGLAVRVDDAVVPCGDALADPLAGVAAAVAAEEALASPTARLVDVSMHHVAASVADGEPAPHVVRREGAMWWVDCDAGSFPVAEPVARVSVDAAGVLGADNVEVLR
- a CDS encoding enoyl-CoA hydratase-related protein, with protein sequence METFGLEELLDGAGDLELDPAGRPVRPLVVVDLDGADWSLARRVAERLTAARTPVLLGHATAPLPVAAAPVLDALTTTLAPDAPGRSWHAGSPGDLDRMAETVASAPLAAITFAGVLGATSRAEVADGLVVESLAYSTLLAGPEFRTWRATTPVGALPPDGDEPVLVSRTDDHLSVVLNRPQRHNAFGRGVRDALLDALAIAAHDESLHEVVLTGNGPSFCSGGDLAEFGSTPDVAAAHLVRLQQSAGLTIHRLRARLGTRMRVELHGACIGAGIEVPAFAGRIEALDGTWFQLPELGMGLIPGAGGTVSITRRVGRWRTAHMALTNRPLDLDTALAWGLVDARA